In the genome of Caballeronia sp. NK8, the window CTGTCGCAGGGAACGGATGCGGGCGACTCGACCGGTCTCACGATCGCACTGGCCACGGCGTTGCCAAGGAATCCCGCCGCTGTGCTGCGCGTGCTCGATGACGGCCCGGTGCTCGGCGCGCCGGCAGTATGCGGCGTGCCCTTCATCGAACCCGAGGCGGGCGAAGTGAAAGCCTATCTCGAGCAGACCATTCCGGCCGTGGAACGTGTTGCGCAAACCAGGGACACCCCTCTGCGCTCGTCCTGTCTCACGAGCCTCGGACGGGCGAGGACGCAATCCGAAGCGCGGCCGTGAAGGACGTTGAGGCAAAAAATAATGCAGCAGGACCTGAAGTACTTTTCAACCAAAGGAGCTTAAAGATGGCACAAGACATCTTCATCAAGATCAATGGCATCGATGGCGAGTCCCAGGACGCGTCGCACAAAAGCGAGATCGAGGTCGCCAGCTGGGGCTGGCGTGTCTCGCAAGATTCGATCATGCACTCGGGTAGCGGCGGCGGCGCAGGCAAGGCCAGCGTCGACGATCTGAGCTTCGAGCACATGATGGATCGCGCGAGTCCGAACCTGATGAAGTATTGCCTGACCGGCAAGCATATCGATCAGGCCGTGCTGACCGTGCGCAAGGCAGGCGGCAACCCGCTCGAGTACCTGAAGATCACGATGAGCGACGTCATCGTCACCAAGGTTCAGCCGTCGGGCGCCAGTGGCGATAACGGCATCCGCGAGCAGGTTCGCCTGTCGTTCGCCAAGGTCAAGCAGGAGTACATCGTGCAGAACGCGCAGGGCGGCAGCGGCGGCGCAGTCACCGCGGCATTCGATATCAAGGGAAATAAGGAAGCCTGATCATCCTGTCAGCCTTTGATTCACGGAACCCGTTTGACGACGGGTTTCGTTTTTTGTCACCACTTCATGTGCTTTTTGCCGATGCGTTCGTTCCGCTCTCTCGCTGGTCTGACTTGCACACTGACGCTCGCCGCGTGCGCCAGCAGCGTTGCGCCGCCGAAGCGCGAGCCTCTCAAGCTCGAGATTTCGATCAACGCGTCCTCGGGCGTGAATCCCGATGATCAGAAGCGTGCCGCGCCCATCCTCGTGCGCGTGTACGAACTCAAGAACGCCGACGCTTTCAACGAGGCCGATTTCTATTCCCTGCAGGACAAGGACAAGACCGTGCTCGCGGACGACCTCGTCGCGCGCGATCAATTCCTGCTGCGTCCGGGCGAACACAAGACGATCGCCCGTAATGCCAATGAAGCGAGCACGGCGCTCGGCGTGATCGCCGCTTATCGGACGCTGCCCAGTGCAGTATGGCGCGCGAACTGGCCGCTGCCCACGACACCCAAGGCTGCGTGGTATCGATCCACGCCCAGACTCAAACTCGACATCGATCTTGACGCCGACGCGATCAGGATCAGCGATGCCCAATCAAAGAACAAATGAAGACTCGTCCGCATGAGCTGGCATAACAAAGTCACCTGGAACGAAGGGCTGTTTCTGCGCCCGCAGCTATTCCAGCAGCAAGAGCGATACCTCGAACATTTCGCGCACAAGCGCGCGGCGCCCCTGTCGCCATTTTTCTTCGGCTTCTCGCACTTTTCAATCGACACCGAGGCGCTCGCACTGGGCAAGGTCATCGTCAAGTCGGCGAGCGGCGTGTTCGCAGACGGCACGCCCTTCGATCTGCCCGGCAGTACGCCCCCGCCCGCGCCGCTGACGATTCGCCAGGAGCATCTCGAACAGGTGATCTATCTGGCCGTGCCTATCCGCGTGCCCAACGGCGAGGAAACGACCTTCGAGAACACGGCGGATTCGCTCGCGCGCTATGCCGTCTTCGAGACCGATGTTTGCGACGCCAACTCGATCGGTCAGGGCTACAAGACCGTCCAGTTGTCGAATCTGCGCCTTCGCCTGCTGCCGCAGAAAGAGTTGACCGATGCATGGATCGGCTTGCCGCTCACCCGCGTCAAGTCGATGCGCGCTGATGGCAGCATCGAACTCGACGACACGCTGGTCCCGCCAGTGTCCGGCTATGGCGCGAGCGCGGTACTCGCAGGCTGGCTCGGCGACGTTCACGAACTCGCCCGC includes:
- a CDS encoding type VI secretion system tube protein Hcp, which produces MAQDIFIKINGIDGESQDASHKSEIEVASWGWRVSQDSIMHSGSGGGAGKASVDDLSFEHMMDRASPNLMKYCLTGKHIDQAVLTVRKAGGNPLEYLKITMSDVIVTKVQPSGASGDNGIREQVRLSFAKVKQEYIVQNAQGGSGGAVTAAFDIKGNKEA
- the tssJ gene encoding type VI secretion system lipoprotein TssJ, with protein sequence MRSFRSLAGLTCTLTLAACASSVAPPKREPLKLEISINASSGVNPDDQKRAAPILVRVYELKNADAFNEADFYSLQDKDKTVLADDLVARDQFLLRPGEHKTIARNANEASTALGVIAAYRTLPSAVWRANWPLPTTPKAAWYRSTPRLKLDIDLDADAIRISDAQSKNK